A portion of the Rutidosis leptorrhynchoides isolate AG116_Rl617_1_P2 unplaced genomic scaffold, CSIRO_AGI_Rlap_v1 contig249, whole genome shotgun sequence genome contains these proteins:
- the LOC139882263 gene encoding LOW QUALITY PROTEIN: large ribosomal subunit protein uL2z-like (The sequence of the model RefSeq protein was modified relative to this genomic sequence to represent the inferred CDS: inserted 5 bases in 5 codons; deleted 1 base in 1 codon) produces MGRVIRAQRKGAGSVFKSHTHHRKGPARFRSLDFGERNGYLKGVITEVIHDPGRGAPLARVSFRHPFRYKKQKELFIAAEGMYTGQFVYCGKKXNLMVGNVLPLRSIPEGAVVCNVEHHVGDRXVLARASGDYAVVISHNPDNDTTRIKLPSGSKKIVPSXCRAMIGQVXGGGRTEKPMLKAGNAYHKFRVKRNCWPKVRGVAMNPVEHPHGGGNHQHIGHASTVRRDAPXGQKVGLIAARRTGRLRGQAAATAAKEKA; encoded by the exons ATGGGTCGTGTGATCAGAGCCCAACGTAAGGGTGCTGGTTCAGTCTTCAAATCCCACACCCACCACCGTAAAGGACCGGCGAGATTCCGTTCACTCGACTTCGGCGAGAGAAACGGTTACCTGAAAGGAGTTATCACGGAGGTGATCCACGATCCTGGCCGTGGTGCTCCGTTAGCACGAGTCAGTTTCCGTCATCCGTTCCGTTATAAGAAGCAGAAGGAA TTGTTCATCGCAGCTGAAGGAATGTATACTGGCCAATTCGTGTATTGTGGGAAAA CTAATTTGATGGTTGGCAATGTGTTGCCTCTTAGATCTATTCCTGAAGGAGCCGTTGTTTGTAATGTCGAGCATCATGTTGGTGATC GAGTGTTAGCTAGAGCTTCTGGTGATTACGCTGTTGTTATCAGTCATAATCCTGATAATGATACCACTAG AATCAAGCTTCCATCTGGTTCCAAGAAGATTGTCCCAA GCTGTCGTGCTATGATAGGACAAG GCGGAGGCGGAAGAACAGAGAAACCAATGCTCAAGGCCGGTAACGCATACCACAAATTCAGAGTGAAGAGGAATTGCTGGCCTAAGGTTCGTGGTGTTGCTATGAATCCAGTTGAGCATCCCCATGGTGGAGGTAACCATCAACACATTGGTCATGCTAGTACAGTCAGACGTGACGCTC CTGGTCAAAAGGTTGGTCTTATCGCCGCCAGGAGAACTGGTCGTCTTCGAGGACAAGCCGCCGCAACTGCTGCCAAGGAAAAGGCTTAA